From a region of the Dehalococcoidia bacterium genome:
- the trpA gene encoding tryptophan synthase subunit alpha: protein MSRIEEMFAGAKGRVAFMPFATAGHPDLESSIDIVKAMVAGGADAIELGIPFSDPLADGPSVQRSSFVALQNGTTPADVVDVVRRLRADGVAVPLILMGYFNTFLACGEEAFISDAAAAGADGFIIVDLPPEESDGVLAICRKLGADLIFLVAPTSDGTRIEQVLKRASGFVYCVGVVGVTGARSELAAELPAFLQRLRSKTELPLAVGFGISRREHVVALQGLADAAIVGAALVDTVESSPREERVERVRRYVEVLTGRMEANA, encoded by the coding sequence ATGAGCCGTATCGAAGAGATGTTCGCGGGGGCGAAGGGCCGGGTTGCGTTCATGCCGTTCGCGACGGCGGGGCACCCGGACCTCGAATCCAGCATTGACATCGTCAAGGCGATGGTGGCGGGGGGTGCGGACGCGATTGAGCTGGGGATCCCGTTCAGCGACCCGCTGGCGGACGGGCCCTCGGTGCAGCGGTCGTCGTTCGTGGCGTTGCAGAACGGGACGACGCCGGCAGACGTGGTTGACGTCGTCCGCAGGCTGCGGGCGGACGGGGTTGCCGTGCCGCTGATCCTTATGGGATACTTCAACACTTTCCTCGCCTGTGGCGAGGAAGCGTTTATCTCGGACGCGGCTGCGGCCGGCGCCGACGGGTTCATCATCGTGGACCTGCCGCCGGAGGAGTCGGACGGGGTGCTGGCGATCTGCCGGAAGCTGGGCGCAGACCTGATCTTCCTGGTGGCGCCGACCTCGGACGGGACGCGGATCGAGCAGGTACTGAAGCGCGCATCCGGCTTCGTTTACTGCGTGGGTGTAGTGGGCGTGACGGGTGCGAGGAGCGAATTGGCGGCGGAGCTGCCGGCGTTCCTGCAGCGGTTGCGGTCGAAGACCGAGTTGCCGCTGGCGGTAGGATTTGGGATATCGAGGCGCGAGCACGTCGTGGCGCTGCAAGGTCTTGCGGACGCGGCGATCGTGGGAGCAGCCCTGGTAGACACAGTAGAGTCATCGCCTCGTGAAGAACGTGTGGAGCGAGTTCGCAGGTATGTTGAGGTGCTCACCGGCCGTATGGAGGCTAACGCGTAA
- a CDS encoding sugar transferase, translating to MLDRAFDIVVGVIGLCLFVVTYPLIAAAIKIDSRGPVIFAQDRIGLRGKVFRFYKYRSMSHDGHKPYETPKLDPEHFRTFVFTTPSSRLTRAGRLLRATSLDELPNFWNVLRGDMRLVGPRPEIPELVRQYPQEYHRRHDVKPGITGLAQINGRADLTYEETMNYDLDYVDNHSLIRDLQILAMTLPAVLTRKGAR from the coding sequence ATGCTGGATCGCGCGTTCGACATCGTCGTCGGTGTTATCGGGCTGTGCCTGTTCGTGGTCACGTACCCGCTGATCGCCGCGGCGATCAAGATCGACTCGCGCGGGCCGGTCATCTTCGCCCAGGACCGGATCGGGCTGCGAGGCAAGGTCTTCCGCTTCTACAAGTACCGCTCGATGTCCCACGACGGCCACAAGCCTTACGAGACGCCAAAGCTCGATCCGGAGCACTTCCGCACGTTCGTCTTCACGACGCCCAGTTCCCGCTTGACCCGCGCCGGCCGCCTCCTCCGCGCGACGAGCCTCGATGAGTTGCCGAACTTCTGGAACGTGCTACGGGGCGATATGCGGCTCGTCGGCCCGCGCCCGGAGATCCCCGAACTCGTCCGCCAGTACCCGCAGGAGTATCACCGCCGCCACGATGTCAAGCCGGGCATCACGGGACTGGCGCAAATCAACGGACGCGCGGATTTGACGTACGAAGAAACCATGAACTACGATCTTGATTACGTCGACAACCACTCGTTGATCCGCGACCTGCAGATCCTCGCGATGACGTTGCCGGCGGTCCTGACGCGCAAAGGCGCGCGCTGA
- a CDS encoding type II CAAX endopeptidase family protein, translating to MEIAAEPPVGRPDAPVMHGQRIDWTPKDVLFGALWFIFLFLLAPLPFVLPLLAVWDSDSSEIFVASLIVSAFSQVGLVVVAVRFTMHKYGGSWERLGFHRPSVGTFGWAAAAIFGALLWSAAYGGVIEWFDIDALRATCDEQIPADVQNDVVLLTLTSIFVVTFAPVCEETFFRGFVFPGLTKWGVPVAVAVSAGLFGIAHANYKALVPILGIGMVFALAYLKSGNILTTVIAHFAFNCISVTTLWAGDCEPS from the coding sequence ATGGAGATTGCCGCCGAACCCCCGGTGGGCCGCCCGGATGCGCCGGTTATGCATGGCCAGCGCATCGACTGGACGCCGAAGGATGTGCTGTTCGGCGCACTCTGGTTCATCTTCCTGTTCCTGCTGGCGCCGCTGCCGTTCGTGCTGCCGCTGCTCGCGGTGTGGGACTCGGATTCCAGCGAGATTTTCGTCGCTTCGCTGATCGTGAGCGCGTTTTCGCAGGTCGGGCTGGTCGTGGTGGCGGTGCGCTTCACGATGCACAAGTACGGCGGCTCGTGGGAGCGGCTGGGGTTCCACCGTCCCTCCGTGGGGACATTTGGATGGGCGGCGGCGGCGATCTTCGGCGCGCTCCTCTGGTCGGCGGCCTACGGCGGCGTCATCGAGTGGTTCGATATCGACGCGTTGCGGGCGACGTGCGACGAGCAGATACCGGCAGACGTGCAAAACGATGTGGTGCTGTTGACGTTGACGAGCATCTTCGTCGTGACGTTTGCGCCCGTGTGCGAGGAGACGTTCTTCCGCGGGTTCGTGTTTCCGGGGCTAACGAAGTGGGGTGTGCCGGTGGCCGTCGCCGTCAGCGCGGGGCTGTTCGGGATCGCCCATGCGAATTACAAGGCGCTTGTTCCGATCCTGGGCATCGGCATGGTGTTCGCACTCGCCTATCTCAAGTCGGGAAACATCCTGACGACGGTGATCGCCCACTTCGCGTTCAACTGCATATCCGTGACGACGCTCTGGGCCGGGGACTGCGAACCGTCATGA
- a CDS encoding nucleoside-diphosphate sugar epimerase/dehydratase encodes MSTSLRNVARSLPDIALDAAVVFAAYAAALALRFDGNVPSESIDFFFVVSPFLAAIHIIGNFFFRIYRTSWKYAGIVDAFNLALSIGVVSIFVFAINAFLNPRHIPLTVNVVAPALMLLAMGGIKFWPRLWASRNPFGGYDAGVKNVLIVGAGHTGQLLAREFLQNPRWQYRPIGYVDDDRRLRGVRIHSVTVLGDRYDLPEICARKRVDVVALAMPSAPGSVIRDIVGIVQSVGLPMRTMPGLRELVRNESQASQLREVTVDDLLGREQVEIDAEMCAAYLRGKSVLITGAAGFIASEIARQVLSYGPSTLHLVDVNETGLYDLQRDLESEANGSKMRIWLCDVSDRSQVDAVFAMAHPDIVFHAAAYKHIPVMEDHPDAAMRVNVAGTLNVCMAANDAQATKLVFISTDKAVSPDNVYGATKRIGELLITAIGQDSATAFAAVRFGNVMGSRGSVVPLFLRQIDRGGPVLLTHPETTRYQMAVEEAAALVIQASAFAEQAQIFILDMGEPIRTADLAEKMIRLKGHEPGRDIKIVYTGLRPGEKLHEELVSPTEKLAPTHHPKISLMQQRPAVSRDELVSKVNELAHNMPRSREEIAARLHALARIDLRDTGQPAAPAVDAETSADPGA; translated from the coding sequence ATGAGCACCTCGCTCCGCAACGTCGCCCGCTCGCTGCCCGATATCGCGCTCGATGCGGCCGTCGTCTTCGCCGCCTACGCGGCCGCCCTCGCGCTCCGCTTCGACGGCAACGTCCCGTCCGAGTCGATCGACTTCTTCTTCGTCGTATCGCCGTTTCTCGCCGCCATCCACATCATCGGCAACTTCTTCTTCCGCATCTATCGCACGTCTTGGAAGTACGCCGGCATCGTCGATGCGTTCAACCTGGCGCTGTCGATCGGCGTCGTGTCGATCTTCGTCTTCGCCATCAACGCGTTCCTCAATCCGCGCCATATCCCGCTCACCGTGAATGTCGTCGCGCCGGCGCTCATGTTGCTCGCGATGGGCGGGATCAAGTTCTGGCCGCGGCTCTGGGCATCGCGCAACCCCTTCGGCGGCTACGACGCCGGCGTCAAGAACGTCTTGATCGTCGGCGCCGGGCACACGGGCCAGTTGCTGGCGCGCGAATTCCTGCAGAACCCGCGTTGGCAGTACCGGCCGATCGGCTACGTGGACGACGACCGGCGCCTCCGCGGTGTGCGCATCCACTCCGTCACCGTGCTCGGCGACCGCTATGACCTCCCCGAGATCTGCGCCCGCAAGCGCGTCGACGTCGTGGCGCTGGCGATGCCGTCAGCGCCCGGGTCGGTGATCCGCGACATCGTCGGTATCGTCCAGTCCGTCGGACTGCCGATGCGCACGATGCCCGGCCTGCGCGAACTCGTCCGCAACGAGTCGCAGGCGTCGCAGTTGCGCGAAGTCACCGTCGACGACCTGCTGGGACGCGAGCAGGTCGAAATCGATGCGGAGATGTGCGCCGCCTACCTGCGCGGTAAGTCGGTGCTGATCACCGGTGCCGCCGGCTTTATCGCGTCGGAGATCGCGCGCCAGGTCCTGTCGTACGGCCCTTCGACACTTCACCTCGTCGATGTCAATGAGACGGGGCTCTACGACCTGCAGCGCGACCTCGAGTCCGAAGCGAACGGCTCGAAGATGCGCATCTGGCTCTGCGACGTCTCCGACCGTTCCCAGGTCGATGCCGTCTTCGCCATGGCCCACCCCGATATCGTCTTCCACGCCGCCGCCTACAAGCACATCCCCGTGATGGAAGACCACCCGGACGCCGCCATGCGCGTGAACGTCGCCGGCACGCTCAACGTGTGCATGGCCGCCAACGATGCGCAGGCCACCAAACTCGTCTTCATCTCGACCGACAAGGCGGTGAGCCCGGACAACGTCTACGGCGCCACCAAACGTATCGGCGAGTTGCTGATCACAGCGATCGGCCAGGACAGCGCGACTGCCTTCGCCGCCGTGCGCTTCGGCAACGTGATGGGCAGCCGCGGCAGCGTCGTGCCGCTCTTCCTCCGCCAGATCGACCGCGGCGGCCCCGTGCTGCTGACGCATCCGGAGACGACGCGCTACCAGATGGCCGTCGAAGAGGCGGCGGCGCTGGTGATCCAGGCGTCGGCATTCGCGGAGCAGGCCCAGATCTTCATCCTGGACATGGGCGAACCGATCCGCACCGCCGACCTCGCCGAAAAGATGATCCGCCTGAAGGGCCACGAGCCGGGACGCGACATCAAGATCGTCTACACCGGCCTGCGCCCCGGCGAAAAGCTGCACGAAGAGCTGGTCAGCCCGACCGAAAAGCTGGCGCCGACGCATCACCCGAAGATCTCGCTCATGCAGCAGCGCCCCGCCGTCTCGCGCGATGAGTTGGTGAGCAAGGTCAACGAACTCGCGCACAACATGCCGCGCAGCCGCGAAGAGATCGCGGCGCGGCTGCACGCACTCGCCCGCATCGACTTGCGCGACACAGGACAGCCCGCCGCCCCCGCCGTCGACGCCGAAACGAGCGCCGATCCCGGCGCCTGA
- a CDS encoding DinB family protein, with protein MDKRQQIDAVRNELALLLAATGGLDEAALTIPGIGEWSVREVIAHITGWALLDTRILQRLARGERPLPEGEEYGTGEERNPGYAAEARTKTAAAVIDELRAAFAALIDAAEALPEERFEQGRTAQRIMQSDGSDHMAAHRREIEEFSRRPS; from the coding sequence ATGGACAAGCGCCAACAGATCGACGCCGTGCGCAACGAGCTTGCGCTGCTCCTGGCGGCCACCGGCGGGCTGGACGAAGCGGCGCTCACCATCCCCGGCATCGGCGAATGGAGCGTGCGCGAGGTCATCGCGCACATCACGGGTTGGGCCCTGCTCGACACGCGTATCCTGCAGCGGCTCGCGCGCGGAGAACGTCCGTTGCCCGAAGGCGAGGAGTACGGCACGGGCGAAGAGCGCAACCCGGGCTACGCCGCCGAAGCGCGCACGAAGACCGCAGCCGCCGTCATCGACGAGCTGCGCGCCGCGTTCGCCGCACTCATCGATGCGGCGGAAGCGCTGCCAGAAGAGCGATTCGAGCAAGGCAGGACGGCGCAGCGCATCATGCAAAGCGACGGCTCCGACCACATGGCCGCTCATCGCCGCGAAATCGAAGAGTTCAGCCGCCGCCCATCCTGA
- the aroH gene encoding chorismate mutase: MRLRGIRGATTVEANTKEAILQASSELLSAIIQANEISVDDVASAWFTTTPDLNAEFPAVAARDMGWAHVALMCGHEMYVPGSLPMCLRILIHVNTTKAQDEVKFVYLRGATALRKDIADAG, encoded by the coding sequence ATGCGGCTGCGTGGGATTCGCGGCGCGACTACGGTCGAGGCCAACACGAAAGAAGCGATTCTCCAGGCATCAAGCGAACTCCTCAGCGCCATCATCCAGGCCAACGAGATCAGCGTCGACGATGTCGCGAGCGCGTGGTTCACGACCACTCCCGACCTGAACGCAGAGTTCCCCGCCGTGGCGGCCCGCGACATGGGCTGGGCGCACGTCGCGCTCATGTGCGGTCACGAAATGTACGTCCCGGGCAGCCTGCCCATGTGCCTTCGGATCTTGATCCACGTGAACACGACGAAGGCGCAGGACGAAGTGAAGTTCGTGTACTTGCGGGGAGCGACGGCGCTGCGAAAAGACATCGCGGACGCCGGCTGA
- a CDS encoding alpha/beta hydrolase — protein MKQPRHEGDITLADGRTIAYAEFGDPYGMPTFYFHGWPGSRREGALYDDAARRHAVRLIALDRPGYGRSTFKRRRTLEQWADDVAQVATALQIERFAVAGLSGGGPYALACALSMPGRLVATLVISGEPPQVTKRAPWHRKALAWWSHHTRFFVRGYFAFVARGVRRNPRLTMALAARSIVFSKRDRALWKRRDLREGFAENLRHAFAQGTRALDEDLRLYTQPWGFELEDVRARVHWWHGEDDRIVPMRHVRQEIVALPDVISSFYPGEGHFMVLDHVDEILRVIAGLQAPPNAPPRTPSP, from the coding sequence ATGAAGCAGCCGCGCCACGAAGGCGACATCACCCTCGCCGATGGCCGCACCATCGCCTACGCCGAGTTCGGCGACCCCTACGGCATGCCGACGTTCTACTTCCATGGCTGGCCCGGGTCTCGTCGCGAGGGCGCCCTGTACGACGACGCCGCCCGCCGCCACGCTGTGCGCCTCATCGCGCTCGACCGGCCCGGATACGGCCGCTCGACGTTCAAGCGCCGCCGCACGCTCGAACAGTGGGCGGACGACGTCGCGCAGGTGGCAACGGCGCTTCAGATCGAGCGCTTCGCCGTCGCCGGCCTCTCCGGCGGCGGACCGTACGCCCTCGCCTGCGCCCTCTCGATGCCCGGGCGCCTCGTCGCCACGCTGGTGATCAGCGGCGAGCCGCCGCAGGTCACGAAGCGTGCGCCGTGGCACCGCAAAGCGCTCGCCTGGTGGTCGCATCACACGCGCTTCTTCGTCCGCGGCTACTTCGCGTTCGTCGCACGGGGTGTGCGACGTAATCCGCGCCTGACGATGGCGCTGGCGGCGCGCAGCATCGTCTTCTCAAAGCGCGATCGCGCGCTCTGGAAGCGCCGCGACCTGCGCGAGGGCTTCGCCGAGAACCTGCGCCACGCATTCGCGCAGGGCACGCGCGCGCTCGACGAAGATCTGCGGCTCTACACGCAGCCCTGGGGCTTCGAACTCGAAGATGTGCGCGCCCGCGTACACTGGTGGCACGGCGAGGACGACCGCATCGTCCCGATGCGCCACGTGCGACAGGAGATCGTCGCGCTACCGGACGTGATCTCGAGCTTTTACCCCGGCGAAGGGCACTTCATGGTCCTCGACCACGTCGACGAGATCCTGCGGGTCATAGCCGGCTTGCAAGCCCCGCCGAACGCGCCGCCTCGCACACCATCACCCTGA
- a CDS encoding NUDIX hydrolase has protein sequence MADNEIVYPQAGAFRASTGVYAQRDGKILILKRAMGDMTGGWYLPGGAVDDGEDDLAAAACRELLEETGLVPAGPLTLVNTQLMPFYSTPTVDVVFACDCPDGDVVLSDEHSAARWIDAREYLDRYFKDEYIAAMDERDARVATIMRRVRHEIEIYIDWRDHQFLDRQLRVLRLTAEMYVIRDGKMLILKRNGGLGDGVWYLPGGIVEPGEDPADAAVRETFEESGLRVEDPRLLRIWSYRAENGLDAFHAAYFADAPAGDVVLSNEHSAYRWIDPAEYASRYCSAQVESAMPQWESWFRGVRRNCQLAAQMMAPTL, from the coding sequence ATGGCCGACAACGAGATCGTGTACCCGCAAGCAGGTGCGTTTCGCGCCTCCACCGGCGTCTACGCTCAGCGCGACGGCAAGATCCTGATCCTCAAGCGCGCCATGGGCGACATGACCGGCGGCTGGTACCTCCCCGGCGGCGCCGTCGATGATGGCGAAGACGACCTTGCCGCCGCCGCGTGCCGCGAACTGCTCGAAGAGACCGGGCTGGTGCCCGCCGGTCCGCTCACGCTCGTCAACACGCAGTTGATGCCCTTCTACAGCACACCCACGGTCGATGTCGTCTTCGCGTGTGACTGCCCGGACGGCGACGTCGTGCTCAGCGACGAGCACTCCGCCGCGCGCTGGATCGACGCGCGCGAATACCTGGACCGCTACTTCAAGGACGAATACATCGCCGCCATGGATGAGCGCGACGCGCGCGTCGCGACGATCATGCGCCGGGTCCGGCATGAGATCGAGATCTACATCGACTGGCGCGACCATCAGTTCCTCGACCGGCAACTGCGTGTACTGCGTCTCACGGCGGAGATGTACGTGATCCGCGACGGCAAGATGCTCATCCTCAAACGCAACGGCGGCCTGGGCGACGGCGTGTGGTACCTGCCCGGCGGCATCGTCGAGCCGGGCGAAGATCCCGCCGACGCCGCCGTGCGCGAGACGTTCGAAGAGTCCGGCCTGCGCGTCGAAGACCCGCGCCTGCTCCGCATCTGGAGCTACCGCGCGGAAAACGGCCTCGATGCCTTCCACGCCGCGTACTTCGCGGACGCGCCGGCCGGCGATGTCGTGCTCAGCAACGAGCACAGCGCATATCGATGGATCGATCCGGCGGAGTACGCGTCGCGCTACTGCAGCGCCCAAGTCGAATCGGCAATGCCGCAATGGGAGAGTTGGTTTCGCGGCGTGCGCCGCAACTGCCAGCTGGCTGCGCAGATGATGGCGCCCACCCTATAA
- a CDS encoding pyridoxamine 5'-phosphate oxidase family protein: protein MATWAAFETAAPDIAAVGRTLLEKHNLAYLATIRRNGAPRLHPVCPFIIEGRLFVCTPPSSPKVKDQLRDGRCVIHMLPGEDDDEFSVRCHASLITDAAFKQRASEHAHYVRVEDCLFEYDIEEAHTAYWVNAGQPGTYAERRKWIAKG from the coding sequence ATGGCAACCTGGGCAGCATTCGAAACCGCCGCGCCCGACATCGCAGCCGTAGGACGCACGCTGCTCGAAAAGCACAACCTGGCGTATCTCGCAACGATCCGCCGCAACGGCGCCCCACGACTGCACCCCGTCTGTCCATTCATCATCGAAGGACGCCTCTTCGTCTGCACCCCGCCCTCGTCTCCCAAGGTTAAGGACCAGTTGCGCGACGGGCGCTGCGTCATCCACATGCTCCCCGGCGAGGACGACGACGAGTTCTCCGTCCGTTGCCACGCCTCGCTCATCACCGACGCGGCGTTCAAGCAGCGCGCGTCTGAACACGCTCATTACGTGCGCGTCGAAGACTGCCTGTTCGAATACGATATCGAGGAGGCGCATACGGCGTACTGGGTGAACGCCGGGCAACCCGGCACGTACGCCGAGCGCCGGAAGTGGATAGCGAAAGGCTGA
- a CDS encoding DegT/DnrJ/EryC1/StrS aminotransferase family protein: MSEDFLPYNLPDISEAEIHAVVDVLRSSWLAPGPRVRAFEEDFARYAGTKHAIALDSATAGMHLALICSDIGDGDEVITTPTTFAATVNVIIHTGATPVLADICADDYCIDPAAIERAITARTKAIMPVHHGGSACRMEEIAALAKQHNLRVIEDAAHAIGTQIGGRNIGAFGDATVFSFYPTKNVTSGRGGMLTTDDDALADRACLLALHGMSNDAWDRYTQRGSWAYRVLAAGYNYAMSDFQAALGHAQFARIDEFQAKRRTLAGRFNERFAPLSEIARPIERSGTTHAWHLYVIRVRPERLRIGRDQFIVQLKERGIGASVHFIPIHHHPYYRERYGWAPGDFPVADGAFETMISLPLYTRMTESEVDRVATAVEDIVREQRS; the protein is encoded by the coding sequence ATGAGCGAAGACTTCCTCCCGTATAACCTGCCCGATATCTCCGAAGCCGAGATCCATGCCGTCGTCGACGTGCTGCGATCGAGCTGGCTGGCGCCCGGTCCGCGCGTCCGCGCGTTCGAGGAGGACTTCGCGCGTTACGCCGGCACGAAGCACGCGATTGCGCTCGACTCGGCGACTGCGGGCATGCACCTGGCACTGATCTGCAGCGACATCGGCGATGGCGACGAAGTGATCACGACCCCCACGACGTTCGCCGCCACGGTGAACGTGATCATCCACACCGGCGCTACGCCCGTCCTCGCCGATATTTGCGCCGATGACTACTGCATCGACCCCGCCGCTATCGAACGGGCGATCACCGCTCGCACAAAGGCGATCATGCCCGTGCACCATGGCGGTTCCGCCTGCCGCATGGAGGAGATCGCTGCGCTCGCGAAGCAGCACAACCTGCGCGTCATCGAAGATGCGGCGCATGCCATCGGCACGCAGATCGGCGGCCGCAACATCGGCGCCTTCGGCGATGCGACGGTGTTCAGCTTCTACCCGACGAAAAACGTCACCTCCGGACGCGGCGGCATGCTCACCACGGACGACGACGCGCTCGCCGACCGTGCCTGCCTGCTCGCACTGCACGGCATGAGCAACGACGCCTGGGACCGCTACACGCAGCGCGGCTCGTGGGCGTACCGTGTGCTCGCCGCCGGCTACAACTACGCCATGAGCGACTTTCAGGCCGCGCTCGGCCATGCCCAGTTCGCCCGCATCGATGAGTTCCAGGCGAAGCGCCGCACGCTCGCCGGGCGCTTCAACGAGCGCTTCGCGCCTCTATCGGAGATCGCCCGGCCCATCGAGCGCAGCGGCACGACGCACGCGTGGCATCTCTACGTGATCCGCGTGCGACCGGAGCGCCTGCGCATCGGCCGCGATCAGTTCATCGTGCAGTTGAAGGAGCGTGGCATCGGCGCGTCCGTGCACTTTATCCCCATCCACCATCACCCGTATTATCGGGAGCGGTACGGATGGGCGCCCGGCGACTTCCCCGTCGCCGATGGCGCGTTCGAGACCATGATCTCGCTGCCGCTGTACACTCGCATGACGGAATCGGAAGTGGACAGGGTGGCGACCGCGGTTGAAGACATCGTTCGAGAGCAACGCAGCTAA
- the aroF gene encoding 3-deoxy-7-phosphoheptulonate synthase produces MMVIMRPGHTGQQFEDVMKRIEEAGMTGHPIVGVERTVIGVVGTERMHPELADDIETMEGVEATVRISSPYKLSSRELHPVDTIVDVRGVKIGEGTVTVMAGPCAIESEEQVMATARAVKAAGASVLRGGAFKPRTSPYGFRGLEEQGLKFLRQASDETGLPVVTEVMSESTVEVVAKYADILQIGTRNAQNFFLLEEAALTGKPVLLKRGMSSSVQDWLLAAEYILNKGNKDLILCERGIRTFETATRNTMDINAIPLVKEMSHLPIIADPSHGTGKAKLVLPVGLGMVAAGADGLILEVHPSPEHALCDGAQSLTFEQFGVVMGKTAAIAHAIGKRIESEVAVGV; encoded by the coding sequence ATGATGGTAATCATGAGGCCCGGTCACACCGGGCAACAGTTCGAAGACGTGATGAAACGGATCGAGGAGGCCGGCATGACCGGGCACCCGATCGTCGGAGTGGAGCGCACGGTGATCGGCGTCGTCGGCACCGAGCGCATGCACCCTGAGCTGGCAGACGACATCGAGACGATGGAGGGCGTCGAGGCGACGGTACGGATCAGTTCGCCGTACAAGCTTTCGAGCCGCGAGCTGCACCCGGTGGACACAATAGTCGACGTGCGCGGCGTCAAGATCGGCGAAGGCACGGTGACGGTGATGGCAGGGCCGTGCGCGATCGAGAGCGAAGAGCAGGTGATGGCGACGGCGCGCGCGGTGAAGGCGGCCGGCGCATCGGTGCTGCGGGGCGGCGCGTTCAAGCCACGGACATCGCCGTACGGCTTCCGGGGGCTCGAGGAGCAGGGGCTGAAGTTCTTGCGCCAGGCGAGCGACGAGACCGGGCTGCCCGTCGTGACGGAAGTGATGTCGGAATCGACGGTAGAAGTCGTCGCGAAGTACGCCGACATCCTGCAGATCGGGACGCGCAACGCGCAGAACTTCTTCCTGCTGGAAGAGGCGGCGCTGACGGGCAAGCCGGTGCTGCTCAAGCGCGGCATGTCATCGTCGGTGCAGGATTGGCTGCTCGCGGCTGAGTACATCCTGAATAAGGGCAACAAGGACCTGATCCTCTGCGAGCGCGGCATCCGCACGTTCGAGACGGCGACGCGCAACACGATGGACATCAACGCCATCCCGCTGGTGAAGGAGATGAGCCACCTGCCGATCATCGCCGACCCGAGCCATGGGACCGGCAAGGCGAAGCTCGTGCTGCCGGTGGGGCTGGGGATGGTCGCGGCGGGGGCGGACGGCCTGATCCTGGAGGTACACCCGAGCCCGGAGCACGCGCTCTGCGACGGCGCGCAGTCGCTGACGTTCGAGCAGTTCGGCGTGGTGATGGGCAAGACGGCGGCGATTGCGCACGCGATTGGTAAGCGCATCGAGAGCGAAGTGGCTGTGGGGGTTTAG
- a CDS encoding pyridoxamine 5'-phosphate oxidase family protein yields the protein MTDTMYHEGNRALQERFDTRRLADRLGEAIVKDHFDPHDKAFIEVLDMFFLATVDADGHANCSYKGGEPGFVRVVDAHTLAFPNYDGNGMYLSMGNLAETRQIGMLFINFEEQHRMRVNGEASIDPNDPLMAEYPEAQFIVRVTPREVFPNCPRYIHKYQLVERSRFVPKDACDTPVPAWKKGDWVADVLPEQDPARAQDREVVDR from the coding sequence ATGACCGACACCATGTACCACGAAGGCAATCGCGCCCTTCAGGAACGCTTCGATACGCGCCGCCTCGCCGACCGCCTCGGAGAAGCGATCGTCAAAGACCACTTCGACCCGCACGACAAGGCCTTCATCGAAGTGCTCGACATGTTCTTCCTCGCCACCGTCGATGCCGATGGCCACGCCAACTGCTCCTACAAGGGCGGCGAGCCCGGCTTCGTGCGTGTCGTCGATGCGCACACGCTCGCGTTCCCCAACTACGACGGCAACGGCATGTACCTGTCGATGGGCAATCTCGCCGAGACGCGCCAGATCGGCATGCTCTTCATCAACTTCGAAGAGCAGCACCGGATGCGCGTCAACGGCGAGGCTTCCATCGATCCCAACGATCCGTTGATGGCCGAATATCCGGAGGCGCAGTTCATCGTCCGCGTGACGCCGCGCGAAGTGTTCCCGAACTGCCCGCGCTACATCCACAAGTACCAGCTCGTCGAACGCTCGCGTTTCGTGCCGAAGGACGCCTGCGACACACCGGTGCCCGCATGGAAGAAGGGCGACTGGGTCGCCGACGTCCTGCCGGAGCAAGATCCCGCGCGCGCCCAGGATCGCGAGGTCGTCGACCGCTGA